In Levilactobacillus brevis, a single genomic region encodes these proteins:
- the recJ gene encoding single-stranded-DNA-specific exonuclease RecJ: protein MIAAQYQWNIKNVDQPSTEAQQLAREEEISPIVAQILWNRGYQTPAAAHDFLNPGPEQLHDPNLLHDMQKGVARIEEAIGSDQQITIYGDYDADGVTSTSILYETLNEMGAKVNYYIPNRFTDGYGPNVAAFKKLIAAGTQLFVTVDNGVAGNEAIAAANEAGVDVVVTDHHELPADLPAAYAIIHPRYPGAEYPFGGLSGAGVAFKVAQALREEIPQDMLDLAAIGTVADLVPLVDENRVLVYFGLQLLKQDERPGLQALMTGAGIKPEELTEQSIGFGIAPRLNALGRLKDAAPAVELLTTPDFAVAKTLAQQTESQNRQRQELVQQISQSALAQAEDADHRDRAALIISGHDWHEGVLGIVASKVVENTGKPALVLNVNADGRAKGSGRSVDAFNLFAALDPHRDLMTAFGGHHMAVGLTVPSEKLGALADALDQEAANQHLAESGPTEVPVAATLDVAAVTPTLYQELTKLAPFGTDNSQPLFAFEAATLTQIKAIGKDGSHLKFQLQEANHKLNAIQFGAGRYVDALTASPTDAAVLGAIEDNVWQGRHSLQLMVKDLKLTDNPIQDQRTTRLHQAMFQTAGTYVFFHQNVFRQLANQLPETATPLLYDGSAVTQLPAGSAVFIVDCPDATADLETVLRQLQPAKVTTYLYKKESLSQLGMPTRAQYAKLFKFVATHRQVDVGHQLAQLATFLQIPRTQLIFMIQVFFECGFITIDHGLMDGVVHPAHKDLTTAPSYQLRQQQMQTETDLLACSTAALTKRLAPLI from the coding sequence GTGATTGCCGCACAATACCAATGGAACATCAAGAACGTTGATCAGCCGTCGACCGAGGCCCAGCAGCTGGCACGCGAGGAAGAAATCTCACCAATTGTGGCCCAGATTCTCTGGAATCGTGGGTATCAGACGCCAGCCGCCGCCCATGACTTTCTGAATCCCGGACCGGAACAACTGCACGATCCCAATCTGTTGCACGATATGCAAAAGGGTGTGGCGCGGATTGAAGAGGCGATTGGTAGCGACCAGCAGATTACGATCTACGGGGACTACGATGCCGATGGCGTGACCAGCACGTCCATCCTATACGAAACCCTCAATGAGATGGGGGCCAAGGTTAACTACTACATCCCCAACCGGTTTACCGACGGCTACGGGCCCAACGTGGCGGCATTTAAAAAGCTAATTGCTGCCGGAACCCAGCTCTTTGTCACGGTAGATAACGGAGTGGCCGGCAACGAAGCCATTGCGGCGGCCAATGAAGCGGGGGTCGACGTGGTGGTGACCGATCACCATGAACTGCCGGCAGACTTACCCGCAGCCTATGCGATTATTCACCCGCGTTATCCGGGGGCCGAATATCCCTTTGGTGGCTTGTCGGGTGCCGGGGTGGCCTTCAAGGTGGCCCAGGCGCTGCGTGAAGAGATTCCGCAGGATATGCTGGACCTAGCGGCGATTGGCACGGTAGCGGATTTGGTGCCCCTCGTCGATGAGAACCGGGTCTTGGTTTACTTTGGCCTCCAGCTCTTGAAACAGGACGAACGACCGGGCCTTCAGGCACTGATGACGGGTGCGGGAATCAAACCGGAAGAATTGACGGAACAGTCGATTGGCTTCGGAATTGCGCCCCGATTGAATGCGTTGGGCCGGCTCAAGGACGCGGCCCCAGCCGTAGAGTTGTTGACGACGCCGGACTTTGCCGTCGCCAAAACGTTGGCTCAGCAGACGGAGAGCCAGAATCGCCAACGCCAAGAATTGGTCCAACAGATTAGTCAATCAGCCTTGGCCCAAGCCGAGGATGCCGATCACCGCGATCGGGCGGCGCTGATTATCAGTGGCCATGATTGGCACGAGGGCGTCCTGGGAATCGTGGCCAGCAAGGTCGTCGAGAACACGGGGAAACCTGCATTGGTCCTAAACGTTAACGCGGATGGCCGGGCCAAGGGGTCGGGACGAAGTGTGGACGCATTTAACCTGTTTGCGGCCTTAGACCCCCACAGAGACCTGATGACGGCCTTTGGTGGCCATCACATGGCCGTGGGACTAACGGTGCCTAGCGAGAAACTAGGCGCCTTAGCCGATGCCTTGGATCAGGAGGCTGCCAACCAGCACTTGGCGGAGAGTGGGCCGACCGAGGTTCCCGTCGCCGCAACGCTGGATGTGGCCGCAGTGACCCCCACGCTGTATCAGGAATTAACCAAGCTGGCGCCGTTTGGGACGGACAACAGTCAACCACTCTTTGCCTTTGAAGCGGCAACGTTGACCCAGATTAAGGCGATTGGAAAGGATGGGTCGCACCTGAAGTTTCAGCTGCAGGAAGCCAATCATAAGCTCAACGCCATTCAATTTGGCGCGGGACGCTACGTCGATGCCTTAACGGCGTCACCGACCGATGCTGCGGTGCTGGGGGCCATTGAAGATAATGTCTGGCAGGGTCGCCACTCGTTGCAACTGATGGTGAAGGATTTAAAGTTAACCGATAATCCCATCCAGGACCAACGCACGACGCGGCTTCATCAGGCAATGTTTCAGACGGCCGGGACCTACGTATTCTTCCATCAAAACGTGTTCCGCCAGTTAGCTAACCAACTGCCAGAAACAGCGACACCACTGCTCTATGATGGTAGTGCCGTGACGCAGTTACCCGCGGGTTCGGCCGTGTTTATCGTCGATTGTCCCGATGCGACGGCGGACTTGGAGACCGTCTTACGTCAGCTCCAACCGGCAAAAGTGACGACATATCTGTATAAGAAAGAAAGTCTTTCGCAATTAGGGATGCCAACTCGCGCGCAATATGCTAAACTATTTAAGTTCGTTGCAACGCATCGACAAGTAGATGTGGGGCACCAACTGGCGCAACTGGCAACTTTCTTGCAGATTCCGCGAACCCAGTTAATCTTCATGATCCAGGTCTTCTTCGAATGTGGATTCATCACGATCGACCACGGGTTGATGGATGGTGTGGTACATCCGGCGCACAAGGATCTTACGACTGCCCCGAGTTATCAGCTTCGGCAACAACAGATGCAGACGGAGACGGACCTGCTGGCCTGCTCGACTGCGGCGTTAACGAAGCGCCTCGCCCCATTGATATAA
- a CDS encoding adenine phosphoribosyltransferase: MATDFTKYIASVPDYPEKGIMFRDISPLMADGDAFHAATDEIVAYAKDKGVEMVVGPEARGFIVGCPVAYQMNIGFAPARKQGKLPRPTVKASYDLEYGTSALYLHKDAIKPGQKVLVTDDLLATGGTIGATIQLVEDLGGIVVGTAFLIELKDLHGRDKLKGYDVFSLMTY, from the coding sequence ATGGCAACTGATTTTACGAAATATATTGCTTCCGTTCCGGATTACCCAGAAAAGGGCATCATGTTCCGGGACATCTCTCCATTAATGGCGGACGGTGACGCCTTTCACGCCGCAACCGACGAGATCGTCGCTTACGCTAAGGATAAGGGTGTCGAAATGGTCGTTGGCCCCGAGGCCCGCGGATTCATCGTGGGTTGCCCCGTGGCTTACCAGATGAACATTGGCTTCGCGCCCGCTCGTAAGCAAGGGAAATTGCCGCGGCCAACGGTCAAGGCATCCTACGATTTGGAGTATGGGACCTCAGCCCTGTACCTGCACAAGGATGCCATCAAGCCCGGCCAAAAGGTACTGGTCACCGATGACTTATTGGCAACCGGTGGGACCATTGGCGCGACGATTCAATTGGTCGAAGACCTCGGCGGCATTGTGGTCGGGACGGCCTTCCTGATTGAATTGAAGGACTTGCATGGTCGTGACAAGCTGAAGGGCTACGATGTCTTCAGTTTAATGACGTACTAA
- a CDS encoding DUF1049 domain-containing protein, translating into MKNQWRIVLTILLVIIVAIFAILNVESVPVSFGFTTVHWPLILILLVSILIGAVLMILFSTITVFQHNRAYKELEQTSQEQIASLEQERDRLTKRLQNSRSKQVTGQQAQQLQVLEKENAELKAKLAATQTD; encoded by the coding sequence ATGAAGAATCAGTGGCGCATCGTCTTAACGATTTTACTGGTCATTATCGTGGCTATCTTTGCGATTTTAAACGTGGAAAGTGTCCCGGTTTCCTTTGGTTTCACAACGGTTCACTGGCCGCTGATTCTGATTTTGCTAGTGTCCATCTTAATTGGGGCGGTCCTGATGATCCTGTTCTCGACGATCACCGTCTTCCAGCACAACCGGGCGTACAAGGAGCTGGAGCAGACCAGCCAGGAACAGATCGCCAGTCTGGAGCAGGAACGGGACCGATTGACCAAACGTCTGCAAAACTCACGGAGTAAGCAGGTCACCGGGCAACAGGCGCAACAGTTACAAGTTCTAGAAAAAGAAAATGCCGAATTAAAAGCCAAGTTGGCCGCTACACAGACCGACTAG
- the rnz gene encoding ribonuclease Z yields the protein MEIQFLGTGAGSPGKFRNVTSTALRLLDERNSVWLFDVGEATQHQILRTTLKPRKIDKIFITHLHGDHIFGLPGLLSSRSFQGGNEPLTIYGPKGIRDFVEVSLRVSETKLSYRIHYRELSADGMIFEDNKFRVYAQHLDHRIECFGYRVVEKDHPGELMVDKLREAQIPSGPVYGELKAGKTVTLPDGRTVNGKDFLGPSQPGRIVAFLGDTRQTPNAARLTQDADVLVHESTFAKGESKLARSYYHSTNIQAAELAKRTNVKLLLLNHISARYTGKLALELQHQAREVFKNTRVVKDFDEVNVPFQKIK from the coding sequence ATGGAAATTCAATTTTTAGGGACGGGCGCCGGGTCACCCGGAAAGTTTCGAAATGTGACCAGTACGGCGTTGCGCTTACTTGATGAGCGTAATTCAGTGTGGCTGTTCGACGTGGGTGAAGCCACCCAGCATCAAATTTTGCGGACCACGTTAAAGCCGCGAAAGATCGACAAGATTTTTATTACCCACCTGCACGGAGACCACATCTTCGGCTTGCCGGGATTGCTCAGTAGCCGCTCGTTTCAGGGCGGTAACGAACCCCTGACCATCTATGGACCCAAGGGCATTCGCGACTTCGTAGAGGTTAGTCTGCGCGTCTCAGAGACCAAGTTATCGTACCGAATCCACTACCGTGAGCTATCGGCAGACGGCATGATCTTCGAAGACAACAAGTTTCGGGTCTACGCGCAACACTTGGACCACCGCATCGAATGCTTTGGTTATCGGGTTGTGGAGAAGGATCATCCCGGTGAATTGATGGTCGATAAGCTCCGGGAGGCTCAGATTCCATCGGGTCCCGTCTACGGTGAACTGAAGGCCGGTAAGACGGTTACGTTGCCGGATGGTCGGACCGTTAACGGTAAGGACTTCTTGGGACCGAGTCAGCCGGGCCGTATCGTCGCCTTTCTGGGTGATACCCGGCAGACGCCAAATGCCGCGCGTTTGACGCAAGACGCCGATGTTTTGGTTCACGAGAGCACCTTTGCCAAGGGTGAAAGTAAGTTGGCGCGTTCCTACTACCATTCAACCAATATTCAAGCGGCGGAGTTGGCCAAACGAACCAACGTCAAGCTCCTGCTGCTGAACCATATTTCCGCGCGTTACACGGGGAAATTGGCGTTAGAACTTCAGCACCAAGCGCGTGAGGTCTTTAAGAACACGCGGGTCGTCAAGGACTTCGATGAGGTTAACGTCCCGTTTCAGAAGATTAAATAG